The following proteins come from a genomic window of Actinomarinicola tropica:
- a CDS encoding ABC transporter ATP-binding protein, with translation MTKSYGNLDVLRGLDLEVARGSVVALLGSNGAGKTTLVKILSTLLRPDGGTATVNGVDVATEPEEVRRSISLTGQFAAVDDVLTGRENLVLVAKLRHLADPQGIAAEQLERLSLTEAGDRRAGTYSGGMRRRLDIAMSLVGRPPIVFLDEPTTGLDPHARREVWDSIRELADDGTTILLTTQYLEEAEQLADRIAILHEGTVLVEGTLAELRALMPPATVEYVEKQPSLEDVFLALVR, from the coding sequence CTGACCAAGTCCTACGGGAACCTCGACGTCCTCCGCGGCCTCGACCTCGAGGTCGCACGGGGCTCGGTCGTCGCCCTCCTCGGCTCCAACGGGGCGGGGAAGACGACCCTCGTCAAGATCCTCTCCACCCTCCTTCGGCCCGACGGCGGCACTGCCACCGTCAACGGCGTCGACGTCGCCACCGAACCCGAGGAGGTGCGACGCTCGATCAGCCTCACGGGTCAGTTCGCAGCGGTCGACGACGTCCTCACCGGCCGCGAGAACCTCGTGCTGGTGGCCAAGCTCCGCCACCTCGCGGACCCGCAGGGGATCGCCGCCGAGCAGCTCGAGCGGCTGTCGCTCACCGAGGCCGGCGACCGCCGTGCCGGGACCTACTCGGGCGGCATGCGCCGTCGTCTCGACATCGCCATGAGCCTGGTCGGCCGTCCGCCGATCGTCTTCCTCGACGAGCCCACCACCGGCCTCGACCCGCACGCACGTCGGGAGGTCTGGGACTCGATCCGTGAGCTCGCCGACGACGGCACCACGATCCTGCTCACGACCCAGTACCTGGAGGAGGCGGAGCAGCTCGCCGACCGCATCGCCATCCTCCACGAGGGCACCGTCCTCGTGGAGGGGACGCTGGCCGAGCTCAGGGCGCTGATGCCGCCGGCCACGGTCGAGTACGTCGAGAAGCAGCCCAGCCTCGAGGACGTGTTCCTCGCCCTCGTCCGATGA
- a CDS encoding class I tRNA ligase family protein, giving the protein MTDRFYVTTPIYYVNDAPHIGHAYTTVIADALARWHRLLGEEVFFLTGTDEHGLKVKRSADEAGVTPIEQADLNSARFRETWDSLGISYDDFIRTTEPRHHTAVQALLQAIYGNGWIEKGTYEGLYCVSCEAYYNEDDLIDGTCPIHRRPVETLQEDNYFFKLSAFADRLEEWLTSDESVVIPDGKRREALGLVRGGLEDVSITRTSLDWGVKVPWDDEHVFYVWYDALINYATAVGYGSDPDRFAAWWPHTLHLLAKDILRFHCVYWPAMLMAAGIEPLPRLAVHGYLLLGGEKLSKTVHGPAKLTDIAPARLVEDFGVDGFRYHLLRDTPFGPDGDFSHEGMVARYNADLANNLGNLLSRVATVVNKKCDGVGPAPRADSPLAPLVAGAYADAAAAWQAVAPSVALDATWRIVRETNAHLEANEPWKADPGPEVEAVLGDALEALRIVAILASPALPSTCDAIWQRIGLDGSPRDQRLPEAVGWGGYPGGLPVEKGAPLFPRIQTAG; this is encoded by the coding sequence GTGACCGACCGCTTCTACGTGACGACGCCGATCTACTACGTGAACGACGCGCCCCACATCGGGCACGCCTACACGACGGTGATCGCCGACGCCCTGGCGCGCTGGCACCGGCTGCTCGGCGAGGAGGTCTTCTTCCTCACCGGCACCGACGAGCACGGGCTCAAGGTCAAGCGATCGGCCGACGAGGCCGGGGTCACGCCCATAGAGCAGGCCGACCTCAACTCGGCCCGGTTCCGCGAGACCTGGGACTCCCTCGGCATCTCCTACGACGACTTCATCCGCACCACCGAGCCCCGCCACCACACCGCGGTGCAGGCGCTGCTCCAGGCCATCTACGGCAACGGCTGGATCGAGAAGGGCACCTACGAGGGCCTCTACTGCGTCTCCTGCGAGGCGTACTACAACGAGGACGACCTGATCGACGGCACCTGCCCGATCCACCGCCGTCCGGTCGAGACCCTCCAGGAGGACAACTACTTCTTCAAGCTGTCGGCCTTCGCCGACCGCCTGGAGGAGTGGCTCACCTCCGACGAGTCGGTCGTCATCCCCGACGGCAAGCGTCGTGAGGCCCTCGGCCTGGTCCGCGGCGGCCTGGAGGACGTCTCGATCACCCGCACGTCGCTCGACTGGGGCGTGAAGGTCCCGTGGGACGACGAGCACGTCTTCTACGTCTGGTACGACGCCCTCATCAACTACGCCACCGCCGTCGGCTACGGCTCGGATCCCGACCGCTTCGCCGCCTGGTGGCCCCACACCCTGCACCTCCTCGCCAAGGACATCCTGCGGTTCCACTGCGTGTACTGGCCGGCGATGCTGATGGCGGCAGGGATCGAGCCGCTGCCCCGCCTTGCGGTCCACGGCTACCTCCTGCTCGGCGGCGAGAAGCTGTCGAAGACGGTGCACGGCCCGGCCAAGCTCACCGACATCGCGCCGGCCCGACTGGTCGAGGACTTCGGCGTCGACGGGTTCCGCTACCACCTGCTGCGGGACACGCCGTTCGGTCCCGACGGCGACTTCTCCCACGAGGGGATGGTCGCTCGCTACAACGCCGATCTGGCGAACAACCTCGGCAACCTGCTCTCGCGGGTCGCGACCGTGGTCAACAAGAAGTGCGACGGCGTCGGTCCGGCGCCGCGCGCGGACAGCCCTCTCGCGCCTCTCGTGGCCGGGGCCTACGCCGACGCGGCCGCCGCCTGGCAGGCGGTCGCCCCGTCCGTCGCGCTCGACGCCACCTGGCGCATCGTGCGGGAGACCAACGCGCACCTCGAGGCCAACGAGCCGTGGAAGGCGGATCCCGGCCCGGAGGTCGAGGCCGTGCTCGGCGACGCCCTGGAGGCGCTGCGCATCGTCGCGATCCTCGCCAGCCCCGCGCTGCCGAGCACCTGCGATGCCATCTGGCAGCGCATCGGCCTCGACGGGTCGCCGCGCGACCAGCGCCTGCCCGAGGCGGTCGGCTGGGGCGGCTACCCGGGCGGGCTGCCGGTCGAGAAGGGCGCACCTCTCTTCCCCCGCATCCAGACGGCGGGCTGA
- the rsmA gene encoding 16S rRNA (adenine(1518)-N(6)/adenine(1519)-N(6))-dimethyltransferase RsmA has translation MTLSRAEITALLEAHGLSPSRALGQNFVADPNTVRRIARLSRVGAGDHVVEIGAGLGSLTLALAETGAAVTAVEVDRYVLPVLRSQVEPLGVRVVEGDALELDWSSVLSATSRWVLVANLPYNVATPLVLDLLDQVPAIERMLVMVQLEAGERLAADVGDPAYGIPSVKVRYWATARVVGKVSPSVFVPRPKVDSALVEIVRREQPATDADPERLFALVRAGFGQRRKMLRRSLAGLVEPAAFEAAGVRPEARAEELSVEDWGRLASA, from the coding sequence GTGACCCTCTCGCGGGCCGAGATCACCGCGCTGCTCGAGGCCCACGGGCTCTCACCCAGCCGGGCGCTCGGGCAGAACTTCGTCGCCGACCCGAACACGGTCCGGCGCATCGCCCGCCTCTCCAGGGTGGGCGCCGGCGACCACGTGGTCGAGATCGGCGCCGGCCTCGGTTCGCTGACGTTGGCCCTGGCGGAGACCGGCGCAGCGGTCACCGCCGTCGAGGTCGACCGCTACGTCCTCCCCGTGCTGCGCTCGCAGGTCGAACCGCTCGGGGTCCGCGTCGTGGAGGGCGACGCCCTGGAGCTCGACTGGTCGTCGGTGTTGTCCGCCACCTCGCGGTGGGTGCTCGTCGCCAACCTGCCCTACAACGTGGCGACACCGCTCGTGCTCGACCTGCTCGACCAGGTGCCCGCGATCGAGCGGATGCTGGTGATGGTGCAGCTCGAGGCGGGGGAGCGGCTGGCGGCTGACGTCGGCGACCCGGCCTACGGCATCCCGTCGGTGAAGGTCCGCTACTGGGCGACGGCGCGTGTCGTCGGGAAGGTCTCGCCGTCGGTCTTCGTCCCGCGCCCCAAGGTGGACTCCGCCCTGGTGGAGATCGTGCGTCGCGAGCAGCCGGCGACCGACGCGGATCCCGAGCGTCTGTTCGCGCTGGTGCGGGCCGGGTTCGGCCAGCGCCGCAAGATGCTGCGCCGGTCGCTCGCGGGGTTGGTCGAGCCGGCGGCGTTCGAGGCGGCCGGCGTCCGTCCCGAGGCCCGGGCCGAGGAGCTCTCGGTCGAGGACTGGGGCCGCCTCGCCTCGGCATGA
- a CDS encoding 30S ribosomal protein bS22, with the protein MGSLIKKRRKRMRKKKHRKMLKRTRFQRRAKGK; encoded by the coding sequence ATGGGATCGCTGATCAAGAAGCGCCGCAAGCGCATGCGAAAGAAGAAGCACCGCAAGATGCTGAAGCGCACCCGCTTCCAGCGTCGGGCCAAGGGCAAGTAG
- a CDS encoding bifunctional UDP-N-acetylglucosamine diphosphorylase/glucosamine-1-phosphate N-acetyltransferase GlmU, which translates to MASSDLSAVILAAGEGSRMRSDRPKPLHMLCGKAMLLYVLDALAGCEIDRAVVVVGHGAERVTKKLQELGPDVRLDFVEQQVQRGTGDAASVGLTAFTDDPGDDADVIVMPGDTPLLRAETIAALVAAHRDSGAACTILTAELDDPTGYGRIVRGRDDRVVRIVEQADATPEEQAIREINTGIFCFRRGLLAPALRRLSPENAQGEYYLTDVVQVLSDAGHPVGSYVAPDPSETHGVNDRAQLAAAEARLRARTNRDWLRRGVTMVDPDATYVDATVELAPDVTLFPGVVLQGRTVVGAHAEIGPGTHLVDCAIGAGAVLEHTVARDAEVGPDARVGPFAVLEPGAQVPAGARTGPFYTASSSEDPGL; encoded by the coding sequence ATGGCTTCGAGTGACCTCTCGGCGGTGATCCTGGCGGCGGGCGAGGGGTCCCGCATGCGCTCCGACCGCCCCAAGCCGCTGCACATGCTGTGCGGCAAGGCGATGCTGCTCTACGTCCTCGACGCCCTGGCCGGCTGCGAGATCGACCGGGCCGTCGTCGTTGTCGGTCACGGCGCCGAGCGAGTGACGAAGAAGCTCCAGGAGCTCGGCCCCGACGTGCGCCTCGACTTCGTCGAGCAGCAGGTCCAGAGGGGCACCGGCGACGCCGCGAGCGTGGGGCTCACCGCGTTCACCGACGACCCCGGCGACGACGCCGACGTCATCGTGATGCCCGGCGACACCCCGCTCCTGCGGGCCGAGACGATCGCCGCCCTCGTGGCCGCCCACCGCGACAGCGGCGCGGCGTGCACGATCCTCACCGCCGAGCTCGACGACCCCACCGGCTACGGCCGCATCGTGCGCGGCCGCGACGACCGGGTGGTGCGCATCGTGGAGCAGGCCGACGCCACGCCCGAGGAGCAGGCGATCCGCGAGATCAACACCGGCATCTTCTGCTTCCGGCGGGGGCTGCTCGCGCCGGCGCTGCGCCGGCTGAGCCCCGAGAACGCGCAGGGCGAGTACTACCTGACCGACGTGGTCCAGGTGCTGAGCGACGCCGGCCACCCGGTCGGCTCCTACGTCGCACCGGACCCGTCGGAGACCCACGGCGTGAACGATCGGGCCCAGCTCGCGGCGGCCGAGGCCCGGCTGCGTGCCCGCACCAACCGCGACTGGCTCCGCCGGGGCGTGACGATGGTCGACCCCGACGCCACCTACGTGGACGCCACGGTGGAGCTGGCTCCGGACGTCACCCTCTTCCCCGGCGTCGTGCTCCAGGGCCGCACGGTCGTGGGCGCCCACGCCGAGATCGGCCCCGGCACCCACCTGGTCGACTGCGCGATCGGTGCCGGCGCGGTGCTGGAGCACACGGTGGCCCGCGACGCCGAGGTGGGACCCGACGCGCGGGTCGGGCCGTTCGCGGTGCTCGAGCCCGGCGCCCAGGTGCCGGCCGGCGCCCGCACCGGACCGTTCTACACTGCGAGCAGCAGCGAGGATCCGGGCCTCTAG
- a CDS encoding helix-turn-helix transcriptional regulator, which translates to MARRSAEGRTNSVRTARRAVELTQADLAERVGVSRQTIVAVEAGDYAPSVYLALELARHLESTVEALFDDTDTDPDPDPGRTT; encoded by the coding sequence GTGGCACGACGATCGGCCGAGGGGCGCACCAACTCCGTCCGCACCGCGCGGCGCGCCGTCGAGCTCACCCAGGCCGACCTGGCCGAGCGGGTGGGCGTGAGCCGCCAGACGATCGTCGCCGTCGAGGCCGGGGACTACGCCCCGTCGGTGTACCTGGCCCTCGAGCTCGCCCGACACCTCGAATCCACCGTCGAGGCCCTCTTCGACGACACCGACACCGACCCCGACCCCGACCCCGGGAGGACCACGTGA
- a CDS encoding DUF2029 domain-containing protein: MNRDSTFMRTAARIGDLGSPFYDEERQRDVWNEASAVGFQLQLWLGLVAATVAVWWAGGAAVPYALALVGITTLASIVTVTYASRLGVEVDDQPHLSMARVVPYMALLVVFVLGLVRAGAPYERDGGWGSMRYGFAQGAVIGLAGVAIWLAVRLVRERRRA, from the coding sequence GTGAACCGGGACAGCACGTTCATGCGCACCGCCGCTCGCATCGGCGACCTCGGCAGCCCCTTCTACGACGAGGAGCGCCAGCGCGACGTCTGGAACGAGGCCTCGGCGGTGGGGTTCCAGCTGCAGCTCTGGCTCGGGCTGGTGGCGGCCACCGTCGCCGTGTGGTGGGCCGGCGGGGCTGCCGTGCCCTACGCGCTGGCGCTGGTCGGCATCACCACCCTCGCCAGCATCGTCACCGTCACCTACGCGTCCCGCCTCGGGGTGGAGGTGGACGACCAGCCGCACCTGAGCATGGCTCGGGTCGTCCCCTACATGGCCCTGCTGGTGGTCTTCGTGCTCGGCCTGGTGCGGGCCGGCGCTCCCTACGAGCGCGACGGCGGCTGGGGCTCGATGCGCTACGGGTTCGCGCAGGGCGCCGTCATCGGGCTGGCGGGAGTCGCCATCTGGCTGGCGGTCCGCCTGGTCCGAGAGCGCCGACGAGCCTGA
- a CDS encoding polysaccharide deacetylase family protein translates to MRESLERHRGPLVAVAVLLLPLLAIAGSWFLVDRDERSGGAPSADGSTSLTEPAASTTTLWSSTSTSATATTAGPTTTAPPPLPTVGTIVRRGDPTVRSVALTFDAGSDVGNTDVVLELLQREGITATFGITAAERAAQIRDAEAAIVAAAGRGTNGWFRPPYGDVDDGVVRDAAAAGWPVTLMWTVDSLGWKGTGADAVVDRRPAGAEPGAIYLLHVGAASDDAEALPRIIGGLRDLGYSFETAAEIAG, encoded by the coding sequence ATGCGCGAGTCGCTCGAGCGCCATCGAGGCCCTCTCGTCGCCGTGGCGGTGTTGCTCCTACCGCTGCTCGCGATCGCCGGATCGTGGTTCCTCGTCGACCGTGACGAGCGCTCCGGGGGCGCACCGTCAGCCGACGGGTCGACCTCGCTGACCGAACCCGCCGCTTCCACCACGACGCTGTGGTCCTCCACCTCGACCTCGGCCACCGCGACGACCGCGGGCCCGACCACCACCGCACCGCCCCCGCTCCCCACCGTCGGCACGATCGTCCGGCGCGGCGACCCGACGGTCCGATCCGTGGCGCTGACGTTCGACGCCGGATCGGACGTCGGCAACACCGACGTCGTCCTCGAGCTGCTCCAGCGGGAGGGGATCACCGCCACGTTCGGCATCACCGCGGCGGAGCGTGCCGCGCAGATCCGCGATGCCGAGGCCGCGATCGTGGCCGCCGCCGGCCGCGGGACGAACGGCTGGTTCCGGCCGCCCTACGGCGACGTGGACGACGGCGTCGTCCGCGACGCGGCCGCAGCAGGGTGGCCCGTGACGCTCATGTGGACCGTCGACTCGCTGGGATGGAAGGGCACCGGTGCCGACGCCGTCGTGGATCGCCGCCCCGCAGGAGCCGAGCCCGGCGCCATCTACCTCCTGCACGTCGGCGCGGCGTCGGACGACGCCGAGGCCCTGCCCCGGATCATCGGCGGTCTGCGCGACCTGGGCTACAGCTTCGAGACTGCCGCGGAGATCGCGGGGTGA
- a CDS encoding TatD family hydrolase translates to MRWADHHCHLAPDTAEEQVAEARAEGVEVLVDVGTDVASSRQAIELASRFDGVWATAGVHPHDADGGIDGLEELLGRAEVVAVGECGLDYHYDHSARPAQREVFAAQIAMAHAHDLALVIHTREAWDETFDILTAEGVPDRTVMHCFTGGPEEARRSLDLGAHLSFSGIVSFPSAPELREAAVLCPADRYLVETDSPYLAPVPHRGRKNRPALLPAVGAAVAAARDEPVEEVAAASWATTLRLYRLDAEI, encoded by the coding sequence GTGCGCTGGGCCGACCACCACTGCCACCTCGCGCCCGACACGGCCGAGGAGCAGGTCGCCGAGGCGCGAGCCGAGGGCGTCGAGGTGCTCGTCGACGTCGGCACCGACGTGGCCAGCTCTCGGCAGGCGATCGAGCTCGCGTCGCGGTTCGACGGCGTGTGGGCGACGGCGGGCGTCCACCCCCACGACGCCGACGGCGGCATCGACGGGCTCGAGGAGCTCCTCGGCCGGGCCGAGGTCGTCGCCGTGGGGGAGTGCGGGCTCGATTACCACTACGACCACTCGGCCCGCCCGGCTCAGCGGGAGGTCTTCGCCGCCCAGATCGCGATGGCCCACGCCCACGACCTGGCGCTCGTGATCCACACACGGGAGGCGTGGGACGAGACGTTCGACATCCTCACCGCCGAGGGCGTCCCCGATCGCACCGTGATGCACTGCTTCACCGGTGGGCCGGAGGAGGCGCGACGCTCGCTCGACCTCGGTGCGCACCTCTCCTTCAGCGGCATCGTGTCGTTCCCGTCGGCTCCCGAGCTGCGTGAGGCCGCAGTGCTGTGCCCGGCCGACCGCTACCTGGTCGAGACCGATTCGCCGTACCTGGCACCGGTTCCACACCGCGGCCGCAAGAACCGACCGGCCCTGCTGCCGGCCGTCGGTGCCGCGGTCGCCGCGGCACGCGACGAGCCCGTCGAGGAGGTCGCCGCGGCGTCGTGGGCGACGACGCTGCGGCTCTACCGACTCGACGCTGAGATCTGA
- a CDS encoding 4-(cytidine 5'-diphospho)-2-C-methyl-D-erythritol kinase: protein MDPAPPATAGVEVLRAPAKLTLSLRITGVRHDGYHLIDAEMVTLDLADELVVRPGEGLVVRGASGLPVPVDDDNLVARALRLADRTAHVELTKRIPAGAGLGGGSADAAAILRWAGFDDLAAAARLGADVAFCLVGGRARVTGIGEVVDPLPPVARTFTLLTPPFGCSTPAVYAAWDEMGGPTADGPNDLEPAALRVEPRLAEWRDRLGDATGRTPVLAGSGSTWFVEGAFPGEGRVVTRTDRP, encoded by the coding sequence ATGGACCCCGCCCCGCCCGCCACCGCAGGCGTCGAGGTGCTGCGCGCCCCGGCCAAGCTCACGCTCTCGCTGCGGATCACCGGCGTCCGCCACGACGGGTACCACCTGATCGACGCCGAGATGGTCACCCTCGACCTCGCCGACGAGTTGGTCGTCCGGCCGGGGGAGGGGCTCGTCGTGCGGGGGGCCAGCGGCCTGCCGGTGCCGGTCGACGACGACAACCTCGTGGCGCGAGCGCTGCGACTCGCCGACCGCACGGCGCACGTCGAGCTGACCAAGCGCATCCCGGCCGGCGCGGGCCTGGGCGGCGGTTCCGCCGACGCCGCGGCGATCCTCCGCTGGGCCGGGTTCGACGACCTCGCCGCCGCGGCCCGCCTCGGCGCCGACGTCGCCTTCTGCCTCGTCGGCGGACGAGCTCGGGTCACCGGCATCGGCGAGGTCGTCGACCCGCTGCCGCCCGTCGCCCGCACCTTCACGCTGCTGACGCCGCCGTTCGGCTGCTCGACGCCGGCGGTCTACGCGGCGTGGGACGAGATGGGCGGCCCGACGGCCGACGGTCCGAACGACCTCGAGCCCGCGGCGCTCCGCGTCGAGCCACGTCTGGCCGAGTGGCGCGACCGCCTGGGCGACGCGACGGGGCGCACGCCGGTGCTCGCTGGGAGCGGCTCGACCTGGTTCGTCGAGGGCGCGTTCCCCGGCGAGGGTCGCGTGGTCACGCGAACCGACCGCCCCTGA
- a CDS encoding anti-sigma factor: MSDDLHHLAAAYALDALEPDERARFEAHLAGCPDCAADIDELRGTAGELAGATAVEPPPELRSRVLAAAATTPQEPRELARAGGGRATSGSRPLVPLAAAAVLLLVALAAGLVARDAVVDRDRATDLLAVLAAPDVELVTLESAGPPGAVRVAWSASTDGAVVIGSDLPDPGDDRVYELWSLGRDGPTSAGLLEPDTEGRLERRVALPVEPVDGWGITIEPAGGSPQPTGDILYAG, translated from the coding sequence ATGAGCGACGACCTCCACCACCTCGCCGCCGCCTACGCGCTCGACGCCCTCGAGCCGGACGAGCGCGCCCGCTTCGAGGCCCACCTCGCCGGGTGCCCCGACTGCGCCGCCGACATCGACGAGCTCCGCGGTACCGCCGGTGAGCTGGCCGGCGCCACGGCCGTCGAGCCGCCGCCCGAGCTGCGCTCACGCGTCCTCGCCGCCGCAGCGACCACACCGCAAGAACCCCGGGAGCTCGCTCGAGCCGGGGGTGGCCGCGCCACCAGCGGCTCGCGGCCGCTCGTGCCGCTGGCCGCCGCCGCCGTGCTCCTCCTCGTCGCGCTGGCCGCCGGCCTCGTGGCGCGCGACGCCGTCGTCGACCGCGACCGCGCGACCGACCTGCTCGCCGTGCTGGCGGCGCCCGACGTCGAGCTCGTCACCTTGGAGAGCGCCGGCCCTCCCGGGGCGGTCCGGGTCGCGTGGTCCGCGAGCACCGACGGGGCGGTCGTGATCGGCTCCGACCTGCCCGATCCCGGCGATGACCGCGTCTACGAGCTCTGGAGCCTCGGCCGGGACGGCCCGACCTCCGCCGGGCTGCTCGAACCCGACACCGAGGGTCGCCTCGAACGGCGCGTGGCGCTGCCGGTCGAACCCGTCGACGGGTGGGGCATCACCATCGAGCCGGCCGGCGGCTCACCGCAACCGACCGGCGACATCCTCTACGCCGGCTGA
- a CDS encoding transglycosylase family protein, with product MLTVLATVLAAPLLVVEIAPGVNASPDAALAAFQAQVVEEEAPAEDAHDGPARAIGSVSAADLPAARLLSGFTLGEQLRADAEAEAAAEEQARLEAEAEEEAAAEEVATLEAPVTTTTTAPPPPPPAPEPAPAPNPGGPTAAQWAALRQCESGGNYQAVSASGRYYGAYQFLPSTWDATASRAGRSDLVGVRPDHAAPADQDAMALALYNSQGSSPWPHCGRYLH from the coding sequence GTGCTCACGGTCCTCGCCACCGTCCTGGCCGCTCCGTTGCTCGTCGTCGAGATCGCCCCTGGCGTGAACGCCTCGCCCGACGCCGCCCTCGCTGCCTTCCAGGCGCAGGTCGTCGAGGAGGAGGCCCCGGCCGAGGACGCGCACGACGGCCCCGCCCGCGCCATCGGCTCCGTGTCCGCCGCCGACCTCCCCGCTGCACGGCTCCTGTCCGGCTTCACCCTGGGCGAGCAGCTGCGCGCCGACGCAGAGGCCGAGGCCGCCGCCGAGGAGCAGGCACGGCTGGAGGCCGAGGCCGAGGAGGAGGCCGCCGCCGAGGAGGTCGCCACGCTCGAGGCGCCGGTCACCACCACGACCACGGCGCCGCCCCCGCCGCCTCCTGCCCCCGAGCCGGCGCCGGCGCCGAACCCCGGTGGTCCGACCGCCGCGCAGTGGGCGGCCCTCCGCCAGTGCGAGTCGGGCGGCAACTACCAGGCGGTCAGCGCCAGCGGGCGCTACTACGGCGCCTACCAGTTCCTGCCGAGCACCTGGGACGCCACGGCGTCGCGGGCCGGGCGGAGCGACCTCGTCGGTGTCCGGCCGGACCACGCCGCTCCCGCCGACCAGGACGCCATGGCGCTGGCCCTCTACAACTCGCAGGGCTCCTCGCCGTGGCCCCACTGCGGCCGCTACCTGCACTGA
- a CDS encoding MBL fold metallo-hydrolase, translated as MTDRYDALATRPYTRGLHEVGDGTFAWLQPDGGWGWSNAGLVVDGDEALLVDTLYDVPLTAAMLDAMRSAVPAARSGIGTLVNTHSNGDHCNGNELVTGAEIIASSATAEGMADESPQMMAGLLENADALGETGAFFRRCFGAFDFAGVTKTFPTRTFSGRLDAHVGDTAVELVEVGPAHTAGDVLVHVPSRRTVFTGDILFIEGHPIVWVGPISNWLAACDLIESWGVDTVVPGHGPVTDLRGVRAVRDYLEWIVVEANRRYDDGMDAFAAARDIAEKELGTSRFATWGDAERLVINVDTAFRERSSATEATSTVELFGRMAQLAD; from the coding sequence ATGACCGATCGGTACGACGCGCTGGCGACCCGCCCGTACACCCGCGGCCTGCACGAGGTCGGCGACGGCACGTTCGCCTGGCTGCAGCCCGACGGCGGCTGGGGCTGGAGCAACGCCGGCCTGGTCGTCGACGGCGACGAGGCGCTGCTCGTCGACACGCTCTACGACGTGCCGCTGACCGCGGCGATGCTCGACGCCATGCGCTCGGCCGTGCCCGCGGCCCGCTCGGGCATCGGCACGCTCGTCAACACCCACAGCAACGGCGACCACTGCAACGGCAACGAGCTCGTCACGGGCGCCGAGATCATCGCCTCCTCGGCCACCGCGGAGGGCATGGCCGACGAGTCGCCCCAGATGATGGCCGGGCTGCTCGAGAACGCCGACGCCCTGGGCGAGACCGGGGCGTTCTTCCGGCGCTGCTTCGGGGCCTTCGACTTCGCCGGGGTCACGAAGACCTTCCCGACCCGGACGTTCTCGGGCCGCCTCGACGCCCACGTCGGCGACACGGCGGTCGAGCTGGTCGAGGTCGGCCCGGCGCACACGGCGGGCGACGTGCTGGTGCACGTGCCGTCGCGCCGCACGGTGTTCACCGGCGACATCCTCTTCATCGAAGGCCACCCGATCGTCTGGGTCGGCCCGATCAGCAACTGGCTCGCAGCCTGCGACCTGATCGAGTCGTGGGGAGTCGACACGGTCGTGCCCGGCCACGGGCCGGTCACCGACCTGCGGGGTGTGCGCGCGGTGCGGGACTACCTCGAGTGGATCGTCGTCGAGGCGAACCGCCGCTACGACGACGGCATGGACGCCTTCGCCGCGGCACGTGACATCGCCGAGAAGGAGCTCGGCACGAGCCGCTTCGCGACGTGGGGCGACGCCGAGCGGCTGGTCATCAACGTCGACACCGCGTTCCGGGAGCGCTCTAGCGCCACCGAGGCGACCTCCACCGTCGAGCTGTTCGGCCGCATGGCCCAGCTGGCCGACTGA